The proteins below are encoded in one region of Caballeronia sp. SL2Y3:
- a CDS encoding secondary thiamine-phosphate synthase enzyme YjbQ has product MKQALHHLTLATGSRGLHEVTRDVDRWIDLQDIRTGLLTVFCRHTSASLLIQENADPDVRADLERYFESVAPEAPGRYIHDAEGPDDMPAHLRTALTTVQLSIPVEAGRMVLGTWQGIYVFEHRAAPHHRELVLHLIGE; this is encoded by the coding sequence ATGAAACAGGCACTTCACCATCTGACGCTCGCCACCGGCTCGCGCGGCCTGCACGAAGTCACGCGCGACGTCGACCGCTGGATCGACTTGCAGGATATCCGCACAGGTCTGCTGACGGTGTTCTGCCGTCATACGTCGGCGTCGCTGCTGATTCAGGAAAACGCCGACCCGGACGTGCGCGCGGACCTCGAACGGTATTTCGAATCGGTCGCGCCGGAAGCGCCCGGCCGCTATATCCACGACGCCGAAGGCCCCGACGACATGCCCGCGCATCTGCGCACCGCGCTTACCACCGTGCAGCTTTCGATTCCCGTCGAAGCCGGCCGCATGGTGCTCGGCACGTGGCAGGGCATCTATGTGTTCGAGCATCGCGCGGCGCCGCATCACCGCGAACTCGTATTGCATCTGATCGGCGAGTGA
- a CDS encoding BON domain-containing protein: MRKPKTTALLGVLLALHALALHADGTLANRGNDPFLHVSNAIADCPAPRGPFETEAEWLAEAHYRIERGNSCWIAGRCRLPNSYDYDREIAESVTRRLNALNASLQWRDKTSLWLTLQRRFVYVDGCVSPDFDRARFVAGLSETADVEKIIDRMTVLSPKLKARPCATPDSAGDCR, translated from the coding sequence ATGCGCAAACCGAAGACCACCGCGCTGCTCGGCGTATTGCTGGCATTGCACGCGCTAGCCCTCCATGCCGACGGCACGCTCGCCAATCGCGGCAACGACCCGTTCCTGCACGTATCCAACGCCATCGCGGATTGCCCCGCGCCGCGCGGCCCGTTCGAAACGGAAGCCGAATGGCTCGCTGAAGCGCACTATCGCATCGAGCGCGGCAACAGTTGCTGGATCGCGGGCCGCTGCCGTCTGCCGAACAGTTACGACTACGACCGCGAGATCGCCGAAAGCGTCACGCGCCGTCTGAACGCGCTGAATGCATCGCTTCAATGGCGCGACAAGACGAGTCTCTGGCTCACGCTGCAGCGCCGCTTCGTCTACGTGGACGGCTGCGTGTCGCCGGACTTCGACCGCGCGCGGTTCGTGGCGGGCTTGAGCGAGACGGCGGACGTCGAGAAGATCATCGACCGCATGACGGTTCTATCGCCTAAGCTGAAAGCGAGACCCTGCGCGACGCCGGACTCGGCCGGCGATTGCCGATGA
- a CDS encoding nodulation protein NfeD has protein sequence MMRTIPADRLLPFVRRLLLLLAFAVFPLRAEAAAPVVVIPLTGAVGPASADFVVRSLARAADERAQLAVLRIDTPGGLDLSMRAIIQAILASPVPVVAYIAPGGARAASAGTYIVYAAPIAAMAPGTNLGAATPIQLGAGGAERAASGASGAAEGASTETRKQVHDAAAYIRGLAQLRGRNAQWAERAVREAVALSANEALAQKVIDVTATDIPDLLAKLDGRRVRTAQGERVLATREASVVAFQPDWRNRFLAAITDPSVALILMMIGMYGLFFEFANPGYVLPGVAGAICLLVGLFAPQLLPVSYVGLGLLMLGIGCLVAEAFLPTFGTLGIGGIVAFAIGALMLVDTDAPGFGVPPGLVVALALISAVFVFAVSGLALKARRRPVVSGGEAMLGSIGVMLEGGEAVGWARVQGERWRVQPASPAALPGQGARVRVTARDGLTLTVEPFDESHHHAA, from the coding sequence ATGATGAGAACGATACCCGCTGACCGGCTCCTGCCGTTCGTCCGACGCCTCTTGCTGCTGCTGGCGTTCGCCGTGTTCCCGCTTCGCGCGGAAGCTGCCGCGCCCGTCGTCGTCATTCCGCTGACCGGCGCGGTCGGCCCGGCGAGCGCGGATTTCGTCGTGCGGTCGCTCGCCCGCGCCGCAGACGAACGCGCGCAACTCGCCGTCCTCCGGATCGACACGCCCGGCGGCCTCGATCTCTCGATGCGCGCCATCATTCAGGCGATCCTCGCTTCGCCGGTGCCGGTGGTCGCGTACATCGCGCCGGGCGGCGCGCGGGCCGCAAGCGCGGGCACGTATATCGTGTACGCCGCGCCTATCGCCGCGATGGCGCCCGGCACGAATCTCGGCGCGGCCACGCCGATCCAGCTCGGCGCCGGTGGAGCGGAGCGCGCGGCGTCGGGCGCGTCGGGTGCGGCGGAAGGGGCATCGACCGAAACGCGCAAGCAGGTTCACGACGCCGCCGCGTATATCCGCGGCCTCGCGCAACTGCGCGGGCGCAACGCGCAGTGGGCCGAACGCGCGGTGCGCGAGGCCGTCGCGCTCTCGGCCAACGAGGCGCTCGCGCAGAAGGTGATCGACGTCACCGCGACCGACATCCCCGACCTGCTCGCCAAACTCGACGGCCGCCGCGTGCGCACGGCGCAGGGCGAGCGCGTGCTGGCGACGCGCGAGGCGAGCGTCGTCGCGTTCCAGCCCGACTGGCGCAACCGCTTTCTCGCGGCGATCACGGACCCGAGCGTCGCGCTCATACTGATGATGATCGGCATGTACGGCCTCTTCTTCGAGTTCGCGAATCCCGGCTACGTGCTGCCGGGCGTCGCGGGCGCCATTTGCCTGCTCGTCGGCCTGTTCGCGCCGCAATTGCTGCCGGTGAGCTACGTGGGCCTCGGCTTGCTGATGCTCGGCATCGGCTGTCTCGTCGCGGAGGCGTTCTTGCCGACGTTCGGCACGCTGGGCATCGGCGGTATCGTCGCGTTCGCCATCGGGGCGCTGATGCTCGTCGATACTGACGCGCCCGGCTTTGGCGTTCCGCCCGGGCTCGTCGTGGCGCTCGCGCTGATTTCGGCAGTCTTCGTGTTCGCGGTGTCGGGGCTCGCGTTGAAGGCGCGCAGGCGGCCCGTCGTCAGCGGCGGCGAGGCCATGCTCGGCAGCATCGGCGTGATGCTGGAGGGCGGCGAAGCTGTCGGCTGGGCGCGCGTGCAGGGCGAACGCTGGCGCGTGCAGCCGGCATCGCCCGCTGCGTTGCCGGGGCAGGGCGCGCGCGTGCGCGTGACCGCGCGCGACGGACTCACGCTGACCGTCGAGCCGTTCGACGAGTCACATCACCATGCAGCTTGA
- a CDS encoding slipin family protein, producing the protein MGLTFGFGGIILALIIFLLASAVRIFREYERGVVFMLGRFWKVKGPGLVLIIPVVQQVVRMDLRTVVFDVPPQDVITRDNVSVKVNAVVYFRVVDPEKAVIQVARYFDATSQLSQTTLRAILGKHELDELLSERERLNSDIQRVLDAQTDVWGIKVSNVEIKDVDINETMIRAIARQAEAERERRAKIIHAEGELQASEKLLQAAQMLAQAPQAMQLRYLQTLTTIAGDKNSTIVFPVPVDLVSAVVDRFTKSSNP; encoded by the coding sequence ATGGGGCTGACTTTCGGTTTCGGCGGCATCATCCTCGCGCTCATTATTTTTCTGCTCGCGTCGGCGGTGCGCATTTTTCGCGAGTACGAGCGCGGCGTCGTGTTCATGCTCGGGCGCTTCTGGAAGGTGAAAGGGCCGGGGCTCGTGCTCATCATTCCGGTCGTGCAGCAGGTCGTGCGCATGGACCTGCGCACGGTCGTCTTCGACGTGCCGCCGCAGGACGTCATCACGCGCGACAACGTCTCGGTCAAGGTGAACGCGGTCGTCTACTTTCGCGTGGTCGATCCGGAGAAGGCCGTGATTCAGGTCGCGCGCTATTTCGACGCGACGAGCCAGCTCTCGCAGACGACGCTGCGCGCGATTCTCGGCAAGCACGAACTGGATGAATTGCTGTCCGAACGCGAGCGCCTGAACAGCGACATCCAGCGCGTGCTCGACGCGCAGACGGACGTGTGGGGCATCAAGGTGTCGAACGTCGAGATCAAGGACGTCGATATCAACGAGACGATGATTCGCGCGATCGCTCGTCAGGCCGAAGCTGAGCGCGAGCGTCGCGCGAAGATCATTCATGCGGAAGGCGAATTGCAGGCATCGGAGAAGCTGTTGCAGGCCGCGCAGATGCTCGCCCAGGCGCCGCAGGCAATGCAACTGCGCTATCTGCAAACGCTGACGACGATCGCGGGCGACAAGAATTCGACGATCGTGTTTCCGGTCCCGGTCGATCTTGTCAGCGCTGTGGTCGACCGGTTCACGAAGTCCTCCAACCCTTAG
- a CDS encoding carboxymuconolactone decarboxylase family protein gives MSRLSQVNVNEATGKTAELFTAIKKAAGRVPNAYATIGTHSPAALGAALSNDAVLAKSSLDKADAEAIKLAVSELAGCDYCAAAHTVVGKMVGLTQAETQQIRAGDATGNAKRDALVRFVRQVADSRGTVDARVLADVREAGYSEAQVIDALFAMSVINFTNLVNRVNDTTLDFPALV, from the coding sequence ATGTCACGTCTTTCCCAAGTCAACGTCAACGAAGCCACCGGCAAGACCGCGGAACTCTTCACCGCCATCAAGAAGGCTGCGGGCCGCGTGCCGAACGCGTATGCCACCATCGGCACGCATAGCCCGGCGGCGCTCGGCGCGGCGCTATCGAACGATGCCGTGCTCGCGAAGAGTAGTCTCGACAAGGCCGATGCCGAAGCCATCAAGCTCGCCGTCAGCGAACTGGCGGGTTGCGACTACTGTGCCGCTGCGCATACGGTCGTCGGCAAGATGGTCGGGCTCACGCAAGCCGAAACGCAGCAGATCCGCGCGGGCGACGCGACCGGCAATGCGAAGCGCGATGCCCTCGTGCGCTTCGTGCGGCAAGTGGCGGATTCGCGCGGCACGGTGGACGCCCGCGTGCTCGCCGATGTGCGCGAAGCAGGCTATAGCGAGGCGCAAGTCATCGACGCGCTGTTCGCGATGAGCGTCATCAACTTCACGAACCTCGTCAACCGCGTGAACGACACGACGCTCGACTTTCCCGCGCTCGTCTAA
- a CDS encoding aspartate aminotransferase family protein translates to MNARPVIDDLSSFWMPFTANRQFKAAPRLLESAKGMYYRSTDGREVLDACAGLWCVNAGHCREEIVEAVQKALGTLDFAPTFQMAHPLAFEAATKVAGLMPDGLDRIFFTNSGSESVDTALKIAIAYHRARGEGQRTRLIGRERGYHGVGFGGISVGGIAPNRKTFSGALLPSVDHLPHTHDLAHNAFSKGQPAWGAHLADELERIVALHDASTIAAVIVEPVAGSTGVLIPPQGYLQKLREICTKHGILLIFDEVITGFGRLGKATASEFFGVTPDLITMAKAINNASIPMGAVAAQRQVHDTIIDAGAANAIELFHGYTYSAHPAATAAAIATLDLYVRDKLFDRAASKSPAFESAAHALRDAPHVKDIRNLGLVAGIELEPRDGAPGARAYEAFVKCFEAGVLVRYTGDTLAFSPPLIIEDDQIDRIFTTVREVLETVQ, encoded by the coding sequence ATGAACGCCCGCCCCGTCATCGACGACCTGTCGTCTTTCTGGATGCCCTTCACCGCGAATCGCCAGTTCAAGGCCGCGCCGCGGCTTCTGGAAAGCGCCAAAGGCATGTACTACCGGTCGACCGACGGCCGCGAAGTGCTCGACGCCTGCGCGGGGCTGTGGTGCGTGAACGCCGGTCATTGCCGCGAGGAAATCGTCGAGGCCGTGCAGAAGGCGCTCGGCACGCTGGATTTCGCGCCGACATTCCAGATGGCTCACCCGCTCGCGTTCGAAGCCGCGACGAAAGTGGCCGGACTGATGCCCGACGGCCTCGACCGGATCTTCTTCACGAATTCGGGCTCGGAGTCGGTCGACACGGCGCTCAAGATCGCCATCGCCTACCATCGCGCGCGCGGCGAAGGCCAGCGCACGCGGCTGATCGGGCGCGAGCGCGGCTATCACGGCGTGGGCTTCGGCGGCATTTCGGTGGGCGGCATCGCGCCGAACCGCAAGACGTTCTCGGGCGCGCTGCTGCCCTCGGTCGATCATCTGCCGCATACGCACGATCTCGCGCACAACGCGTTCTCGAAAGGCCAGCCGGCGTGGGGCGCGCATCTCGCGGACGAGCTCGAACGCATCGTCGCACTGCACGATGCATCGACGATCGCGGCGGTCATCGTCGAACCGGTAGCGGGCTCCACCGGCGTGCTGATTCCGCCGCAAGGCTACTTGCAGAAGCTGCGCGAGATCTGCACGAAGCACGGCATTCTGCTGATTTTCGATGAGGTCATCACCGGCTTCGGGCGTCTCGGCAAGGCGACGGCCAGCGAGTTCTTCGGCGTGACGCCGGACCTCATCACCATGGCCAAGGCAATCAACAACGCGTCCATTCCGATGGGCGCGGTCGCGGCGCAGCGCCAGGTGCACGACACGATCATCGACGCAGGCGCGGCCAACGCCATCGAACTCTTTCACGGCTACACGTACTCGGCGCATCCGGCCGCGACGGCTGCGGCCATCGCGACGCTCGACCTCTACGTGCGCGACAAGCTGTTCGACCGCGCGGCATCCAAGTCTCCGGCGTTCGAAAGCGCGGCGCATGCCCTGCGCGACGCGCCGCACGTGAAGGACATTCGCAATCTCGGGCTCGTCGCGGGCATCGAACTCGAACCGCGCGACGGCGCGCCGGGCGCGCGGGCCTACGAAGCGTTCGTCAAGTGCTTCGAGGCAGGCGTGCTCGTGCGCTATACCGGCGATACGCTCGCGTTCTCGCCGCCGCTCATCATCGAAGACGACCAGATCGACCGTATCTTCACGACGGTGAGAGAAGTGCTCGAGACGGTGCAATAG
- a CDS encoding PLP-dependent aminotransferase family protein, with protein MIELNLERGSRQAPTLVEQLVRAFSSAIESDTLRAGALLPSVRRLAESERLSTFTVTEAYGRLVSMGLVTARRGSGYRVAVRGPRARARSVEWQPPSLTATWLLSDVFADHSVPIKSGCGWLPNEWVNESGLHHALRAVSRVPAARIADYGHPYGFAPLRERIAEQLDRYGLPVDAASNVLLTSGATQALDLIVRTLLRPGDAVVVEDPGYCNLLQILRLAGLNVHGVPRTVAGIDTDVFERIVTEHRPKAVFLNTTLQNPTGATFSMASAFRLMQIAERHGLWVVEDDVNRELAPPGAPLLAALEGLSRVVYVGGFAKTITPSLRCGYVVAERDVLRELARTKMAVGLTSSEATERIVEKVLTEGRYARHVEFVIDKLKDAHAIVEQRMDALGATLFRRPRAGLFVWAELPIDPSHASDVATRALEHGIWLAPGSYFRPGDAPSACFRFNVPYSLDDALWTFLGKSL; from the coding sequence ATGATCGAACTCAACCTGGAACGCGGCTCGCGGCAGGCGCCGACGCTCGTCGAGCAACTCGTGCGCGCGTTTTCATCCGCCATCGAGTCGGACACGTTGCGCGCGGGCGCGCTGTTGCCTTCGGTGCGGCGTCTTGCCGAAAGCGAGCGCCTGAGCACGTTCACCGTGACCGAAGCGTACGGCAGGCTAGTGTCGATGGGCCTCGTGACCGCGCGGCGCGGCTCGGGGTATCGCGTGGCCGTGCGCGGGCCGCGCGCGCGGGCGCGCTCGGTCGAGTGGCAACCGCCGAGCCTCACGGCGACGTGGCTGCTTTCCGATGTCTTCGCGGACCATTCGGTGCCGATCAAATCCGGCTGCGGCTGGCTGCCGAACGAATGGGTCAACGAAAGCGGGCTGCACCACGCGCTGCGCGCGGTGAGCCGCGTGCCGGCGGCGCGCATCGCGGATTACGGGCATCCATACGGCTTCGCGCCGCTGCGCGAGCGCATTGCCGAGCAACTGGACCGTTACGGCTTGCCGGTCGATGCCGCATCCAACGTGCTGTTGACGAGCGGCGCGACGCAGGCGCTCGACCTGATCGTGCGCACGTTGTTGCGTCCCGGCGATGCCGTAGTCGTCGAAGATCCCGGCTACTGCAATCTGCTGCAGATTCTCAGGCTTGCCGGCCTGAACGTGCATGGCGTGCCGCGCACCGTCGCGGGTATCGACACCGACGTGTTCGAGCGCATCGTGACGGAGCATCGTCCGAAGGCCGTCTTTCTCAACACGACGCTGCAGAACCCGACCGGCGCGACATTCAGCATGGCGTCGGCGTTTCGCTTAATGCAGATCGCCGAGCGGCATGGCCTGTGGGTCGTCGAAGACGACGTGAACCGCGAGCTGGCGCCGCCCGGCGCGCCGTTGCTCGCGGCGCTGGAAGGATTGAGCCGCGTCGTGTATGTCGGCGGCTTTGCGAAGACGATCACGCCGTCGCTGCGCTGCGGCTATGTCGTCGCCGAACGCGACGTGCTGCGCGAACTGGCGCGCACGAAGATGGCGGTGGGCCTGACGTCGTCGGAGGCGACGGAGCGCATCGTCGAGAAGGTGCTGACCGAAGGGCGCTATGCGCGGCATGTCGAATTCGTGATCGACAAGCTGAAGGACGCGCATGCGATCGTCGAGCAGCGCATGGATGCGCTCGGCGCCACGTTGTTCCGCCGTCCGCGTGCGGGACTTTTCGTGTGGGCTGAGTTGCCGATCGACCCATCGCATGCGAGCGATGTCGCGACGCGCGCGCTCGAGCACGGCATCTGGCTCGCGCCGGGTTCGTATTTCCGGCCCGGGGATGCACCGAGCGCGTGCTTTCGCTTCAACGTGCCGTATTCGCTCGACGACGCGCTGTGGACTTTTCTCGGCAAGTCGCTTTAG
- a CDS encoding ABC transporter substrate-binding protein, translating to MKTLLKVLLSSMLAVSIGAHAKDWSTIRFGVDASYPPFESKAPDGQLVGFDIDVGNELCRRLDAKCVWVENAFDGMIPGLKARKFDGVLSTMSMTPARVKQIAFSSKLFHVPTRLVAKRDSKIQPTAESLAGKSVGVEQGSMQESYAKAHWGAKGVTVVSYADQDQVYADLLAGRLDASLQNAVQAERGFLDTPRGKPFAFAGPALEDSAIFGPGTAIGLRKEDTDLKEKLDGAIAAMIKDGTYKRIEQKYFDFDIYGE from the coding sequence GTGAAGACGCTGTTGAAGGTGTTGTTGAGTTCCATGCTGGCCGTGTCCATCGGCGCGCATGCGAAAGACTGGTCCACTATCCGGTTCGGCGTCGATGCCAGTTATCCGCCCTTCGAATCGAAAGCGCCCGACGGCCAGCTCGTCGGCTTCGATATCGATGTCGGCAACGAACTGTGCCGCCGTCTCGACGCAAAGTGTGTATGGGTCGAAAACGCCTTCGACGGCATGATTCCCGGCCTCAAGGCGCGCAAATTCGACGGCGTCCTGTCCACCATGTCGATGACGCCGGCGCGCGTCAAGCAGATCGCATTCTCCAGCAAGCTCTTTCATGTGCCTACGAGGCTCGTCGCGAAGCGCGACTCGAAGATTCAGCCGACGGCGGAATCGCTTGCGGGCAAATCGGTCGGCGTCGAACAAGGCTCCATGCAGGAGAGCTACGCGAAGGCGCATTGGGGCGCCAAAGGCGTGACGGTCGTATCGTATGCGGATCAGGATCAGGTCTATGCCGACCTGCTCGCCGGCCGTCTCGACGCATCGCTGCAAAACGCGGTGCAGGCCGAACGCGGCTTTCTCGACACGCCGCGCGGCAAGCCGTTCGCGTTCGCCGGCCCGGCTCTGGAAGACAGCGCGATCTTCGGTCCCGGCACCGCGATCGGCCTTCGCAAGGAAGATACCGATCTGAAAGAGAAGCTCGACGGCGCAATCGCTGCGATGATCAAGGACGGCACATACAAGCGTATCGAGCAGAAGTACTTCGACTTCGATATCTACGGCGAATAA
- a CDS encoding Hsp20/alpha crystallin family protein, with protein MNDTTQLTQRNEGDVTRKNEDNVRRASITPAVDIVEDSHGITLWADLPGVPREKLDVKVHDARLYIEAEAVVAAQAGLRVHHAEVRAPRFARAFTVSDDFDTTKIDANLTNGVLKLTIPRREEARPRRIEVRAS; from the coding sequence ATGAACGACACCACTCAACTGACGCAGCGCAACGAAGGCGACGTGACGCGCAAGAACGAAGACAACGTGCGCCGCGCGAGCATCACGCCCGCGGTCGATATCGTCGAAGATAGCCACGGCATCACGCTTTGGGCCGACTTGCCCGGCGTGCCGCGCGAAAAGCTGGACGTGAAAGTGCATGACGCGCGGCTTTATATCGAAGCCGAAGCGGTGGTCGCCGCGCAAGCCGGCTTGCGCGTGCATCACGCCGAAGTGCGCGCGCCACGTTTCGCTCGCGCCTTCACCGTCAGCGACGACTTCGACACCACGAAGATCGACGCGAATCTGACGAACGGCGTGCTCAAGCTCACGATTCCGCGCCGTGAAGAAGCGCGTCCGCGTCGTATCGAAGTGCGCGCGAGCTAA
- a CDS encoding Hsp20/alpha crystallin family protein, producing MSDFYFGGDVFAELDRMQRQMSTLFGNLPSSIRTSRADVFPQLNIGSTDEAVEIVAFAPGVDPASLDVTVDKGTLTISGERKAETLTEGARTYAKERFTGSFRRVIELPQNADTDKVQARYENGTLSITVGKREASKPRAITIQ from the coding sequence ATGAGTGACTTCTACTTTGGCGGCGACGTGTTCGCGGAACTGGATCGCATGCAGCGGCAAATGTCGACGCTGTTCGGCAACCTGCCGTCGAGCATCCGGACCAGCCGCGCGGATGTCTTCCCGCAATTGAATATCGGCAGCACGGACGAGGCCGTCGAAATCGTCGCGTTCGCGCCGGGCGTGGATCCCGCATCGCTCGATGTGACCGTGGACAAAGGCACGCTCACGATCAGCGGCGAGCGCAAGGCCGAAACGCTGACCGAAGGCGCGCGCACCTATGCGAAAGAGCGCTTCACCGGCAGCTTCCGCCGCGTGATCGAACTGCCGCAGAACGCCGACACCGACAAGGTGCAGGCGCGCTATGAGAACGGCACGCTGTCCATCACGGTCGGCAAGCGCGAAGCGTCCAAGCCCCGCGCCATCACCATTCAGTAA